From the genome of Pseudoliparis swirei isolate HS2019 ecotype Mariana Trench chromosome 10, NWPU_hadal_v1, whole genome shotgun sequence, one region includes:
- the LOC130200877 gene encoding LOW QUALITY PROTEIN: WD repeat-containing protein on Y chromosome-like (The sequence of the model RefSeq protein was modified relative to this genomic sequence to represent the inferred CDS: inserted 2 bases in 1 codon), producing MHSGISAGQKELRTYQEGQYISITTDGVFSYWSDTFENRLRFXLEQKQKSIKLSHKKMKVNGMAYIKELKQVAVASSEGKVLFYSFHELPTLFEIKHALIVEDFNAVCAINYSSNGTKGVLSFGNEQGHLYVLVSENINTNGLFSPDSFEKISKEDYPTLYVSTLLKKNSKQFQCSKTHIFKDIFTEIKYFPAIESLGICGRTSKIMVIAAMPESHRGRFTKTVFESPANKEFFTCVEYSPLNQSLLTGGTDGLLREWYVFKPKVCKKSLKGQGKPITHIEYNPKDEYFVTLSKDKTICLWSERSLLLLESFQVEDMNITPIATLCYNNYNNELVLANTDIGTCLGRGTDAFHNALLSHDKPLCSALYHSIYNQMVSVCRDGMVKVWDILTGKLELKFKLTPDKHVGHSFIAFDGPKRRLITSSQDGKLRLWNFSSATLLEVLPVTLPEEVTGIVTYDNRLFVSIRNSKIIYDLDMDGESNNFLSHPYLEDISSMDVHENTLITASSNGYIAIWNVDEKEVICLINESKSPRIHMPGRKEKGVTGCLVNGGKERRSRKKPSTKMKAKPLILCLKEREFNVYTATLLTSADGYICAWSVNVNGGLLGKFRAVDKEGAFITTMTTDINEKILLTGDSTGKICQWDIHTFCSTKATTKGPFQVLHGWHTSLAQPPLLGSWKCHDTEVVSVNFDISGKEIITAGDSHLQLWKNKGSHIGLFGKDFWEEADQVEADQVEADQVALT from the exons atgcattctgggatatcggccgGCCAGA AAGAACTCAGGACTTACCAGGAAGGTCAATACATTTCCATCACCACAGACGGTGTCTTTTCCTACTGGTCTGACACATTTGAGAATCGATTGAGATT TcttgaacaaaaacaaaagtcaaTTAAATTATCGCATaagaaaatgaaagtaaatggcATGGCGTACATCAAAGAACTCAAACAGGTGGCTGTCGCCTCTTCTGAAGGTAAAGTGTTATTCTATTCTTTCCATGAATTGCCAACGCTGTTTGAAATCAAGCACGCTTTAATCGTGGAGGACTTCAACGCAGTTTGTGCCATAAACTACAGCTCCAATGGCACTAAAGGAGTGTTGTCCTTTGGAAATGAACAAGGTCATTTGTATGTGCTTGTCTCCGAAAATATCAATACAAATGGCCTCTTTAGCCCAGACTCGTTCGAGAAAATCTCAAAAGAGGATTATCCAACTCTTTATGTTTCAACCCTGTTGAAGAAAAACTCAAAACAATTCCAATGTTCAAAAACCCACATCTTCAAGGACATCTTCACTGAAATCAAATACTTTCCAGCAATTGAGTCATTGGGTATCTGCGGTCGTACATCCAAGATAATGGTCATTGCTGCCATGCCCGAGTCACACAGAGGTAGATTCACGAAAACTGTctttgagagccctgcaaataAGGAGTTTTTCACCTGTGTTGAATACTCTCCTTTAAACCAGAGTTTGTTGACTGGTGGTACAGATGGCTTGTTGCGGGAGTGGTATGTTTTTAAGCCTAAGGTGTGCAAAAAATCATTGAAAGGACAAGGCAAACCCATCACTCACATTGAGTATAATCCAAaagatgaatattttgtcacttTATCTAAGGACAAGACTATTTGTTTGTGGTCTGAGAGAAGTTTGCTGCTTTTGGAAAGCTTCCAGGTTGAAGACATGAACATTACCCCTATTGCCACTTTGTGTTATAACAATTACAACAATGAGTTGGTCCTAGCCAACACTGACATAGGAACATGTCtaggaagagggacagatgcTTTTCATAATGCATTACTATCTCATGATAAGCCCTTGTGCAGTGCTCTCTATCACAGTATTTACAATCAGATGGTCTCTGTTTGCCGAGATGGTATGGTGAAGGTATGGGACATCTTAACAGGAAAGCTTGAATTAAAGTTCAAACTAACTCCAGATAAGCATGTGGGGCACAGTTTCATTGCATTTGATGGACCCAAGCGCAGACTAATCACAAGTTCTCAGGATGGGAAATTGAGATTGTGGAATTTTAGCAGCGCAACATTGCTTGAAGTTCTTCCAGTTACCTTACCAGAGGAGGTGACAGGTATTGTCACCTATGACAACAGGTTGTTTGTGTCGATAAGGAACTCCAAGATCATTTATGACCTGGATATGGACGGTGAGAGCAACAACTTTTTGAGTCACCCATATTTAGAGGACATTTCCTCAATGGATGTACATGAAAACACTTTGATTACTGCCTCCAGCAATGGATATATCGCTATCTGGAATGTTGATGAGAAAGAGGTTATATGCTTGATTAATGAAAGTAAGAGTCCACGTATACACATGCCAGGCCGGAAAGAAAAAGGTGTGACAGGGTGTCTGGTTAAtgggggaaaagaaagaagatctCGGAAAAAACCCAGCACTAAGATGAAAGCCAAACCACTTATTCTATGTCTGAAGGAAAGGGAGTTCAACGTGTACACAGCCACACTGttgacttctgcagatggctACATATGTGCCTGGTCTGTTAACGTCAACGGAGGTTTGTTAGGAAAGTTCAGGGCAGTGGATAAGGAAGGTGCTTTCATTACCACAATGACGACGGACATCAATGAAAAGATATTGCTCACTGGGGATAGCACTGGCAAGATTTGTCAGTGGGACATTCACACATTTTGCTCAACAAAGGCAACAACCAAAGGGCCATTTCAGGTGTTACACGGGTGGCACACATCATTGGCTCAACCTCCTCTGTTGGGCTCGTGGAAATGTCATGATACAGAGGTGGTGAGTGTTAATTTTGACATCAGTGGTAAAGAGATAATCACTGCTGGAGACAGCCATCTCCAACTATGGAAAAACAAAGGCTCCCACATAGGCCTCTTTGGGAAAGACTTTTGGGAGGAAGCCGACCAGGTGGAGGCCGACCAGGTGGAGGCCGACCAG GTGGCGCTGACCTGA